TGTCGCTTCGGTAAACCCTTTTAGGATCTCAGCGGCCATGACGGTTTGAATCTCTCTGTTTTCAAACCCTGGAATATTGCTGGCGAGTAAGCCGTCCTGGCCAAAACACTGCACAGCCCAAGCCGGCGAATCAGGAATTTTAGCCAAATCATCCGAACCGGGGCTAAAAAGATTTTGTACCGTCTCTCCCCGGTAAGGTGCAATACGGATGGGCCTGTCCGGATACGTTCGCACGATTTCCTTTTTCAATTCGATTAGCACAGGCTGACAGGAAAGGCCCTTTGTATATTCTTCCAACTTGCTCAAGAAGCCCAAATCAGCCTTCAACCCCTTTTTCCAGCACTGCAGAAGCAGGTCATGGGTCAGCCGGACCTTTTTTTGGGCCGCAGATATAAACCTGTGATGTTTCTTTATCTTAAGTTTATCGGTTATTTCCTCTAAGCTTTGCTGGCTGACTGTCGGGAAAAACACTGCGGCAAGTTCCTGAACCTCAATCACGTTCTGGTTCAGATTAATTTCAAAATATTTTTTTAAATCTGGCAGGACTTTCTTCTGCTCATAAACAAATATAAGGGCATCATGGGTAAAATCTTCAAGACTTTTTTTATGCTGTTCCATCCTACCTGGGGCTTCGCCTTCGCTCTGGAACGAAAACAACAGATATTTTGGAAATACCCCTTTTCCCAAGCGCAGAGCTGCCAAGTATCCACGTTCTGAGGGAGTTCCCGGACGTATTAGAGATAGGATGACACAAGTCTGATTCAATCAGCCAAGCTCCCTTCAAAAAAAATATACGCACTTAACAATAAATCATAACATTCCTAATAAACTAAATACAGAGAAGATTCATAAAGAAAACTTGACTGGTGCCAAATCAATCAAATCATACAAATTTTAGGAGGAAAAGAATGAAGCCAATCTATTTGCGAACGGATTTCCCCGACGGCCGCTCTCACATCCTGATCCGAGATCTTGCCTCAGTGAATACAGAACTGCATCACTTTATTCTATTTTTGACCAACAAGGGGAAGCTCTGGATCGATGTTTTTTGGCCGCATGACGAGGAATCCGAAAAGTATACGGTCAGTATCTCCGAAGAAAAATTCTGGCATACTTTCCGGGAATGGCGTCTGCATGGACTTGTGCTGGGCAGCAATGAACGCGTGGCCGAAATATTTGCCCAAAGGCATTTAAATAAAAGGACTAAGCCAAAATCAGTTTAAGGCGTATCCTTTTTCGTCCCCTTCATTTTGTCCAAGCGATAAATAAAAGCCAGTACTTCAGCAACCGCCTGATAAAGCTCAGGCGGTATTTCTTTGGACATCTCTACCTGCATCAAGGCTTCTACAAGGGTGTCGTCATTTTGGACCGGAATGCCCTGCTCTTCAGCCAATTCGATTATTTTTTTGGCCATATACCCTTCGCCTTTGGCGACAATCCTCGGAGCACCAACATGATCATAGGCCAGAGCAGCAGCTTTTTTCATATTTTGTTTTTTACTACTTGGACTTTCCCTTTTCATCCTTTGATATCCACCCCTGAAAAGTTCTTTCCGGCCAGGAAATGCGCAAACTGGGGAAATTCATCGTAGGTCTTCAGCGATATTTTTTCTAAAGATAAGCCAATATCCGCGAAGCCCTGCTTGATTTGATCATAGATATCTTCAATGAGTGGATTCAGCTCCTCGCGATGATCATTTAAGAGGCAGATATGTAGTTTGTTGTCGTAAAGCGTAAGGTCGGCTCCGAGCTGGTCAAGGTGTTCCGTCTCGACCTGCAGCGCCAGATGGCAGTGTTCAATATCCATCTTATGGCCTTTGCGGGAACTCTCCACGGCAAGCAAACAATTATATATCTCATTGTTATTTTGCAGCGGGATATGCATAAGAAAATATGCGGCATTTTCTTTATTCCCGGTCTGGATCCAGATCTGCTGTCCGGTAATCTCATCCAGAAAGCCCTTCAGCGCGCTTTTTTCAGGAGAGGCAGAATCTTCAGCCAGCGCGTTTAAGAGCATTGTTTTTACATTTTCCGTTTGTTCTGCTTCCTGACCGGCATTATTTTTTAATTTAAACAGCAGCTGATTCTCGTGCTCGAGACCCAGGCTTTTGAAATAATGCAGGATATTTTCAAACTGCTCACCGCTGGTATCCTCCCACTTCGGGATAATCTTCCAAAGCAGGTCTGCAAGCGTGCTGAGCGGGGATTTCTGATCTACTGGACTTTGACTCGTTGAACTTTGATTTATTGAGCTCTGATTTGCAGAATTTTGATCCGATAGCATCGTTTTAAGAACACTGCTGTTTTGCTGATTCAGATATTTTGCCAAGATGACAGAGATCTCAGGAGTTAGGTTAATTCCCCTGTTTAGAATCGTTGTGATCTGCTCCGGGGTCAACCGAAGAGCTTGCCTGGCTGCCTGGCTGGATACCTGTCCTGCGCCGGCATTTGTCTCCTGCGGCGCTGTTCCGAAAGCTGTCTTGCTTAATAAATTACCCTGGTTTTTTCCTTCCCGCAAAATCGTCCACAGCTTATCAGCGGCCTGGTATAGTATTTCAGGCGGAGCACTCTTGCTGCCTGCTGCCGTGTTCTGATTGACCATGCTGTTGACCAGAAAGTCCGCTTCATCGGCTGAAAGGCCAAATCCTTTGGTTATCATTGAAGACAGTTGTTCCGCAGACAAGCTGCTCAACTGGCCGGTGCTCTGACTAACCCGGCTCAAAACAACGCCTTCCGTATTGACCTCTTTGACAACCGCCAGAAATCTTTCACCTTCCAGAAACTGCGGTTCCAGCTGGGCTTTAATTTTTGCCCGGCAATGGAGATCAGTCCTTCCTGGTTCCCATTTCTGCTGATAATTTCCACCGGAAGAAGCTGTCCGGTTTTCAATTGTGTAAAATCTATCAAAGGAGAAATCTTGCCAATGCTCTGGATATTGTTTATGATCATTAGAGACTCCCTCGCAAAAAAATCTACCATAATAAAATGATAAACAAAAATTATCGTAGTCTAGAATTAAAGGAATGATTGTGTTGAGTATTTTTGAAACGATTATGCTGCTATGTTTTGGTTCGGCCTGGCCTTTTTCGATCTACTCGTCCTACAAAGCCGGAACAGCAAAAGGAAAAAGCCTGTTTTTCCTGGTTGTATTACTTATCGGCTATTTATCCGGCATCCTGCACAAGATGATTTATTCGTTCGATTATGTCATTATACTATATATCCTGAATTTTTGCCTGATCGCAGTTGATACGGGGCTTTATTTTAGGAATAAACGGTTGGATGCATTAAGGAATTTTGAATAATCCGGGGGAAGTCTGCATACCACAATACCCGCGTGCCATGGATGGCTCAATCCTTAAAAAGTCCGCGCTTCGCATCGTGCTCCGCTCGCAGCGGAACTGTGGCACACAGACTGATCTCATGCTTAAAGCACGTTTGTTATGTAATATCCCGTTCATTTATATAGTAGAATATTGAATGTCTTAATTGTAGGTTACCAACGTCTTATTTGGATAATAAGACAAAAATAAATATCAATAGGAGATATTGTGATGAATAATGAATTTAAGTTAGTGGAACCTGAGCAGTTAACGGATAACTCCTTTAAACTGGTCGGAAAGGACTGGATGCTGATCACAGCGGGAAATATAGAAAAGTATAATACGATGACGGCCAGTTGGGGTGGATTCGGAGTCTTGTGGAATAAAAAGGTATGCTTCTGTTTTGTCCGGCCTTCGCGTTATACCTATCAGTTTATGGAAGAAAACGATACTTTCACGCTTTCGTTTTTTGAAGAAGACTATCGAAAGGCTTTATCTTTCTGTGGAGCAAATTCCGGAAGAGATGTGGACAAAGCTTCCGCTACCGGGATTACACCCGTTGAAAGCATGTCCGGATCCGTCTATTTTGAAGAAGCAAGGCTCGTTCTGGAATGCAAGAAGCTGTATTATCAAGATTTAGACCCAAGTCATTTTCTTGATCCCGCGATTGAAAGTAATTATAAGCAAAATGATTATCACCGTGTTTATGTCGGCGAAATCATTCAGTGCTATGCTAAATAACAAGCTGCTGGCATAAAAAACTTAAATATTGTTGACTTACACAGCGACGTGAGCCAAATTGAAAGACGCCTCATTTTTTGAGGCGCCTTTAATCATACGGATCTTATTTTATTTGCTTACATCTTCGCTTCAATGGCTTTAACCAGATCCGGTTTTCCTCTGAAGCCGACGATCTTATCAACGATTTCACCGTTTTTAATCAGCAGCAGTGTCGGGATACTCATTACGCCGTATTTCTCGGCGATTTCTCCCTGCTCATCCACATTTAATTTGCCGATGGTTACTTTACCGGCATATTCATCTGCCAGTTCTTCCACTACAGGAGCTATCATTCTGCAAGGTCCGCACCAGGCAGCCCAAAAATCGGCCAATACCAGCTGGCTTGAACTGAGTACGTCACTCTGCCAGTTTCCGGCTGTAAACGTTTTGACATTAACACCTGCCATCTTAAATCCCTCCATTTCTTAACATCACCATAGAAAAATTCGTTTGTTTGTCCGTATGATTAATGGACAAACCGGTTCATCATATCAATCAGATCATCCAGGGCTTTATCATTTTCCGCTTCAAGCGCACCTTTCAAGCAGGTTCTGGAGTGCTCTTCAAAAATCATAATGCCAACTTTATTAATTGCTGCTTTGACTGCCGCAACCTGAACCAGAATATCAGAACAGCATTTTTCTTCATCAAGCATACGCTGCAACCCTTTGACCTGTCCCTCAATCCGTTTCAATCTGATCATGATATCGTTTCCCGGCCCACTTTTTTTCTTTGGTTCCATCTTACCCCTCGCCTCTATACCCCATAGGGGTATGTTCTAAGATTATTATATGGTCAGTCTGGTTATTCTGTCAAGAGGCTTTGCAGGATATTTCTGGACATTTCAGGATATTCAAAGATATTACATAGGCTTTGCCGGATATGAAATATATTATGCCTGTTTTTTATGAATAATAAACCGGCAAAGCCCTTATCGAAAGTTCTTTTAATAAGATAAGATGAATTAAATTAATAGTTAATTATGATAAATGATTAATTAGAAGGCTGTTTTGCTTTCAGGTCCAGTTTAATATGAAGCTCTTTGAGTTGGCTGTCCACGACCGGTGAAGGCGCCTGGGTCAGCAGACATGAAGCACTCTGGGTCTTCGGAAATGCGATGACATCGCGGATATTGTCCCGTCCGGAAAGAATCATCGTAAGTCTATCCAGCCCAAACGCAATTCCCCCATGGGGTGGTGTGCCATATTCGAACGCTTCAAGCAGATAGCCAAATTTTTCTTTGGCCTCTTCACTGCTCAAACCAATCAGGTCAAAGATTTTTTCCTGAACATCCCTTTGGTGAATCCGGATGCTTCCTCCGCCGAGTTCCATTCCGTTCAGGACCATGTCATAAGCCTTTGCTCTTACCTTCAGCGGATCGGAATCCAGGAGGGCAATATCTTCATTCATCGGACTGGTAAACATATGGTGAATCGCCACATAGCGTTTTTCTTCTTCATCATATTCAAAGAGCGGGAATTCCGTAACCCAAAGACAGTTAATCATATCTTCCCGAATAAGCTCCATTCGTTTAGCCAGCTCTAGTCTTAAGTTTCCAAGCGCATTATGAACGACGGCTTCCTTATCGGCAACGAAAAATAGGATGTCTCCGGTTTCTGCTTCCATCGCAGCCAACAGTGCGTTAATCTCCTGTTCGGTGAAGAACTTCAGAATCGGTGATTTCATTCCTTCAGGATCCATCACGATGTAGGCAAGCCCTTTTGCACCGTAAATGCTGACAAATTTGGTTAGCGCGTCAATTTCCCGCCTCGGCATACCGGCACAGCCTTTGGCGCAGATTCCTTTAACTCTGCCGCCCTTTGCGACAACGTCGGCAAATACTTTAAATCCGGAATCTTTGACAACCGGAGCCACATCAATCAGTTCCATGGTAAAGCGGGTATCCGGCTTGTCCGAACCATAGCGTTCCATCGCCTCCTGATAGGTCAGCCGCGGAATGGGAAGCGGAATCTCAATACCTTTGACTTCCCTGAATATCTTAGCAATCAGGTTCTCCATCATCGGCAAAAGGTCTTCAATCTCAATAAAGGACATCTCCAAATCGAGCTGGGTAAATTCCGGCTGGCGATCCGCACGCAAGTCTTCATCGCGGAAACAGCGGGCGATCTGAAAATATTTTTCCATGCCAGCGACCATCAACAACTGTTTAAAGATCTGCGGTGATTGGGGCAGCCCATAAAATGTTCCCTGATTCACGCGGCTGGGCACGAGATAGTCTCTGGCCCCTTCCGGTGTTGACTTAGCCAGAATTGGCGTTTCAATTTCCAGGAACCCCTCACTGTCCAGAAAATCACGCATGATTTTCGTGACCTGGTGTCTGATCTTAAAGATGTTCTGCATTTCGGTCCGGCGGAGATCAAGATAGCGGTGTTTCAGCCTGACACTTTCATCGACATCCACATTGTCCTGGATATAGAAAGGCGGAGTTTTCGCTTTATTGAGTATTTCCAGGTTTTCAATCACAACTTCAATTTCTCCGGTAACCATATTCGGATTTTCTGAACCTTCAGGTCTCACCCGAACGAGACCTTCGGCCTTTATCACATACTCCGAGCGGAGTTTTTCAGCCTGATTAAAAGCGTTTGCAGGCATATCCGGATTGAAGACAATCTGGACGATACCGGACCTGTCGCGCAAATCAACGAAAATGACGCCTCCATGGTCTCTTCTGGTCTGAACCCAACCCAACAACTTTACTTTTTCGCCTGCATTTTTCCTGTTCAGCGTACCCGCTCCGATTCTTTCTGCTAACATGGACATCCTCCTACATTTCACATTTCGTATGATTCAACAAAAAAGCTTTGATTTGATCCAGCGGGATTTCCTGCTGTTCTCCCAACCGCATATCGCGGACGATCACCATTTTCCGGGCAAGCTCATCGTCACCCAATATTAGTACATAGCGGGCTTGTTCCCTGTCTGCATATTTAAGCTGACCTTTAAGCCCTTTTCCAAGAAGGTCCATGACTGCCGGCATCCCGGCCTGCCGCAGATCACCTAAAAGTCTGAACCCTTCCTGTCTGGCCGCCTCACCCAGCGCTGCAATCACGACCGGCGCTTCAACCTCAGGCAACATTTCAACACTCTGCTTTTCCATGACACTCAGAATACGTTCCAGTCCCATGGCAAAACCAATTCCCGGTGTGGCCGGACCGCCAATTTCCTGGACAAGACCGTCATAACGCCCGCCACCACAAATCGCGTTCTGGGCGCCGATACCTTCAGCTGTGACTTCAAAGGCTGTTTTTTGATAATAATCCAGCCCGCGAACCATTCTGGGATTAATCCGGTAGGCAATCCCAGCGATATTTAAATATTCCTGAGTCTTCGCGAAATGTTCCGCACAGTCTACGCAGAGCGTATCCAGGGTCGTCGGAGCATTTTCCGTCAGCTTTTGACAGGAACTGTTCTTACAGTCTAAAATCCGCATCGGATTTTTGGTAAAGCGGTTCTGGCAATCCGGACAAAGATCATCCTTGCGTTCCTGCAGGAACTCTTGCAGCCTAATCCTGTGCTCAGCCCGGCACGTTGGACAGCCCACGGAATTGATCTCAACCACGAGTCCCTTAAGGCCGATCCTGCCAAAAAAATCCCAGATCAGACAGATGATTTCAGCATCGACAAGTGGATCCTCTCCACCGAGCACCTCTGCTCCGAACTGGTGGAACTGCCGGAAGCGTCCGGCCTGGGACTTCTCATAGCGGAACATCGGGCCGAGGTAATACATTTTGACCGGCTGCTGCAGCGCATAAAGCTTGTTCTCGGTATACGCCCTGCAGACGGAAGCCGTCCCTTCAGGACGCAGTGTGATGGATCTCTGCCCTTTGTCCATAAAGGTATACATTTCTTTATTGACAATATCCGTTGTCTCTCCGACGCCGCGCTGAAAAAGTTCGGTCGCCTCAAAGACCGGTGTTCTGATTTCTTTATATCCATACTCGGAACAAATCTTCCGGATTTGTTCTTCGAGAAACTGCCACTTTTCTATGGTACCCGGAATGATATCCTGTGTACCTTTCGGCCGTTGAATCGACATGATCATTTCCTCCTGCACAACGGTAGATCACCAGATCATCCGGCGTGTCCAATCTAAAAAATAAGCTTATCTATTATAACACAATTATCCTTCAGTCTCATCAGGATTCTGTATTTTTTCATAAAACAGGCAAAAAATCTGTTAATGATTGCTTTATTTTTTGGTGGACCTGCATCAGTTGGTCCTCATAACACTGCAGGTCCAGCGGATGATAGATATTCTCATGGCCGGAACCCCTCTTCCGTATTTTGCTGACACTGCCTGCGCCAAGACCAATGATATTTTGCTGTTCTTCGATCACCGCAATATTATAGCGGCATTCTTTGCCCTGCAGGGCATAGCCGATATTCTCAAGGTTACCGGCAATATACTTTTGTCGGTACAGATAATACGGAATATATCCGCGCTGTTGAATCCTGCGATGGACTTCGCGCTGAATATCCTGCCAGTCTATAGCATCTTCACGGTTTGAAGCCGAATGGTTCTCCCAGGCCGCAGAGCCTCGTTTCAGCGCCAGGGCATGGACGGTAATGTTATCCGGTTGCAAAGCCAGTACTTTTTCCACACTGTCCAGGACTTCCTCAGATCCTTCACCCGGCAGTCCAAGGATCAAATCCATATTGATCACCCAGTCGGAAACATCTCTGGCTAGAAGAAAACATTCCCGGATATCGGCGGCCGTATGCCTGCGTCCAATCACGGGCAGGGTTGCCTCCTGCATGGTCTGAGGGTTAACGCTTATCCGGCTCACCCCAAAATTCTTCATGACTGTCAGTTTGGTATAGTCAATCGTATCTGGTCTACCGGCCTCAACAGAATATTCACACCGCTCAGCCTGTGGAATCTCGTCACGGATGGTTTCCAGCAGCATCTGCAGGTCGGCAGCGCTTAGCACCGTCGGTGTACCACCGCCGATATAAAGGCTATCGGCCTTCATACCCAGTCCCCGCATCATTTCCCCGGTTAGTTTGACTTCCTTCTTCAGAGCTTTCAGATACCGGCAAAGCTGTTCGCTTTGCTTCCCAGCCAGGGAGTTGGACGGAAACGAGCAGTAGAAACAGCGGGACGGACAAAAGGGTATCGCAAGATAAACGCCGGCAAAATGCTCGGCTTCTTTCATCGTTTGACGGAAAGGCTGCTGAACCTGTTCGATCTGGTGAAGCAGGCTCACCTTTTCCTGGTCAACGAGGTAAAGTTCTCGCAGGATTTTATTCTTTTGTCCTTCGTCATATCCGAGATCGGTCATTTTGCCGATGATTTTACCAGGCCGTATCCCGGTCAGACTTCCCCATGGAAGCTTTTTTCCGGTATATTCGGATAAAAATGTACATAATCCTCTCTTTAAAATGATCTGGGACAGCGGTTCTTTGCCGGGAAGCTTCAGTCTGTAGAAATCATCCGCTGATCCCGTCTGCACTGCCTTCGCATATTTTTTTCCGGTAGTTCTGTCGGTTAGGCAGATTTCATAAACCTTTTCCGAGGCAGTATTCACGGACTCTATGTTCAAGCAAAAACCTTCAGCATCAGACCGTTCATTATCAGCGGCAGACCGCATTATTCCAGCATCGGATCGAATGGCGGCTGATGGCATGTCATCCGATAGTACGTCGGAAGATAACTCTCCTGCCATGAGATTTCTGCCTGTTCTAAACTTTTTTCCCGGAAAAAAAGCTGCTATGATTTGTGAGCAGCTGGTCAGCATTTTCGGATCGATTGTGGAACTGCAAAGAAGAATGCTTTCCTCCATCAGGCCAGGTCTCCACTGATATATGGATTTCTGGCCCTTTCCCGGCCAATGGATGTAAAGGATTCATGTCCGGGATAGACCAGGATTTGGTCATCCAAAACCATCAGTTTATCATGGATGCTGCTGAGTAGTTTATGAAAATCCCCCCCTGGAAAATCCGCTCTGCCGATGGAACAGTCAAAGAGCGTGTCCCCGCTGAACAGTACACCGTCCGTCAGCAGGCAGATGCCGCCCGGTGTATGTCCCGGTGTATGGATTACTTTCATTTGAACTTCACCAATAAAGAATTCCTGACCGTCTTCCAGCAGTATTTCAGCTGGGGACATCACATAGTCCTTACTGAACATTCTGGAAAGGTTTTTCTGAGGATCCGTCAGCATCCCTGCATCCTCCCTGTGGACGGCGACTTCAGCATGCAGGGTTTTTCTCAATTCTTCAGCTGCCCCGATATGGTCATAATGTCCGTGCGTCAAGATGATCCGTTCAACCTCGAGGTTATGCCTCCTCAGCAAATCCTTGATCATCGCACTACCCGATCCGGGATCGATGATTGCAGCCTTTTTAGTCTTGTCACAAGCCAGCACGTAGCAGTTCACACCCAAGACAGGCATAACTATTCTTTCAATCAAGCGATATCGCCACCTCTAAATAATATACTTTCATCAATATACTGCTAACCCGAGCCAAAGCTAAGTTGATAACCGTATTTACGAATCAATCTACTAGTTAAAACTGTTTCTTACTGTCCAGCAACAGCGTAACCGGTCCGTGGTTAACCAGTTCGACGTCCATGTCGGCCTGAAAAAGGCCCGTTTCAACCTTAATCCCGGTTTTTTGCAGGTACTCTGTCAGGCTTTCAAACATTGCTCTGGCCGTTTCCGGGGGAGCTGCCTCAGAAAAGC
This genomic stretch from Dehalobacter restrictus DSM 9455 harbors:
- a CDS encoding EscU/YscU/HrcU family type III secretion system export apparatus switch protein, encoding MKRESPSSKKQNMKKAAALAYDHVGAPRIVAKGEGYMAKKIIELAEEQGIPVQNDDTLVEALMQVEMSKEIPPELYQAVAEVLAFIYRLDKMKGTKKDTP
- a CDS encoding flavin reductase family protein; this encodes MNNEFKLVEPEQLTDNSFKLVGKDWMLITAGNIEKYNTMTASWGGFGVLWNKKVCFCFVRPSRYTYQFMEENDTFTLSFFEEDYRKALSFCGANSGRDVDKASATGITPVESMSGSVYFEEARLVLECKKLYYQDLDPSHFLDPAIESNYKQNDYHRVYVGEIIQCYAK
- the trxA gene encoding thioredoxin codes for the protein MAGVNVKTFTAGNWQSDVLSSSQLVLADFWAAWCGPCRMIAPVVEELADEYAGKVTIGKLNVDEQGEIAEKYGVMSIPTLLLIKNGEIVDKIVGFRGKPDLVKAIEAKM
- a CDS encoding metal-sensitive transcriptional regulator, giving the protein MEPKKKSGPGNDIMIRLKRIEGQVKGLQRMLDEEKCCSDILVQVAAVKAAINKVGIMIFEEHSRTCLKGALEAENDKALDDLIDMMNRFVH
- the aspS gene encoding aspartate--tRNA ligase, with product MSMLAERIGAGTLNRKNAGEKVKLLGWVQTRRDHGGVIFVDLRDRSGIVQIVFNPDMPANAFNQAEKLRSEYVIKAEGLVRVRPEGSENPNMVTGEIEVVIENLEILNKAKTPPFYIQDNVDVDESVRLKHRYLDLRRTEMQNIFKIRHQVTKIMRDFLDSEGFLEIETPILAKSTPEGARDYLVPSRVNQGTFYGLPQSPQIFKQLLMVAGMEKYFQIARCFRDEDLRADRQPEFTQLDLEMSFIEIEDLLPMMENLIAKIFREVKGIEIPLPIPRLTYQEAMERYGSDKPDTRFTMELIDVAPVVKDSGFKVFADVVAKGGRVKGICAKGCAGMPRREIDALTKFVSIYGAKGLAYIVMDPEGMKSPILKFFTEQEINALLAAMEAETGDILFFVADKEAVVHNALGNLRLELAKRMELIREDMINCLWVTEFPLFEYDEEEKRYVAIHHMFTSPMNEDIALLDSDPLKVRAKAYDMVLNGMELGGGSIRIHQRDVQEKIFDLIGLSSEEAKEKFGYLLEAFEYGTPPHGGIAFGLDRLTMILSGRDNIRDVIAFPKTQSASCLLTQAPSPVVDSQLKELHIKLDLKAKQPSN
- the hisS gene encoding histidine--tRNA ligase yields the protein MSIQRPKGTQDIIPGTIEKWQFLEEQIRKICSEYGYKEIRTPVFEATELFQRGVGETTDIVNKEMYTFMDKGQRSITLRPEGTASVCRAYTENKLYALQQPVKMYYLGPMFRYEKSQAGRFRQFHQFGAEVLGGEDPLVDAEIICLIWDFFGRIGLKGLVVEINSVGCPTCRAEHRIRLQEFLQERKDDLCPDCQNRFTKNPMRILDCKNSSCQKLTENAPTTLDTLCVDCAEHFAKTQEYLNIAGIAYRINPRMVRGLDYYQKTAFEVTAEGIGAQNAICGGGRYDGLVQEIGGPATPGIGFAMGLERILSVMEKQSVEMLPEVEAPVVIAALGEAARQEGFRLLGDLRQAGMPAVMDLLGKGLKGQLKYADREQARYVLILGDDELARKMVIVRDMRLGEQQEIPLDQIKAFLLNHTKCEM
- the hemZ gene encoding coproporphyrinogen dehydrogenase HemZ — encoded protein: MEESILLCSSTIDPKMLTSCSQIIAAFFPGKKFRTGRNLMAGELSSDVLSDDMPSAAIRSDAGIMRSAADNERSDAEGFCLNIESVNTASEKVYEICLTDRTTGKKYAKAVQTGSADDFYRLKLPGKEPLSQIILKRGLCTFLSEYTGKKLPWGSLTGIRPGKIIGKMTDLGYDEGQKNKILRELYLVDQEKVSLLHQIEQVQQPFRQTMKEAEHFAGVYLAIPFCPSRCFYCSFPSNSLAGKQSEQLCRYLKALKKEVKLTGEMMRGLGMKADSLYIGGGTPTVLSAADLQMLLETIRDEIPQAERCEYSVEAGRPDTIDYTKLTVMKNFGVSRISVNPQTMQEATLPVIGRRHTAADIRECFLLARDVSDWVINMDLILGLPGEGSEEVLDSVEKVLALQPDNITVHALALKRGSAAWENHSASNREDAIDWQDIQREVHRRIQQRGYIPYYLYRQKYIAGNLENIGYALQGKECRYNIAVIEEQQNIIGLGAGSVSKIRKRGSGHENIYHPLDLQCYEDQLMQVHQKIKQSLTDFLPVL
- a CDS encoding MBL fold metallo-hydrolase, yielding MIERIVMPVLGVNCYVLACDKTKKAAIIDPGSGSAMIKDLLRRHNLEVERIILTHGHYDHIGAAEELRKTLHAEVAVHREDAGMLTDPQKNLSRMFSKDYVMSPAEILLEDGQEFFIGEVQMKVIHTPGHTPGGICLLTDGVLFSGDTLFDCSIGRADFPGGDFHKLLSSIHDKLMVLDDQILVYPGHESFTSIGRERARNPYISGDLA